The following proteins come from a genomic window of Macrobrachium nipponense isolate FS-2020 chromosome 18, ASM1510439v2, whole genome shotgun sequence:
- the LOC135197104 gene encoding uncharacterized protein LOC135197104: MDSTEGSLSEAEAPPSKRPRKSSCDAQTNARTETQKQKDFDSTKTVSSPVPKESGVTQQKVTNGISPLTLPLHAATPLVDLPSIDSNKSYKKEDPPNCTSESSNDSTDKSKKKVVNGDSSIKNENTSDFFKDEEFYDDDSSDPPENGDSDMLKTSLPLALGKSGVILPEGLLESCVPVGMTSAMGPINYATLVASEGILPSVTTTQGSTVLIAPKGVIY, translated from the exons ATGGACAGTACCGAGGGGTCTCTCTCAGAGGCAGAAGCGCCCCCATCTAAGAGACCTCGCAAATCGTCTTGCGATGCACAAACAAATGCTAGAACagaaacacagaaacaaaaagaCTTTGATAGTACAAAAACAGTGTCTTCTCCTGTACCGAAGGAGAGTGGAGTCACCCAGCAGAAAGTTACCAATGGCATATCTCCCTTAACTCTACCTCTCCATGCAGCCACACCTCTCGTAGATCTTCCCTCCATTGATAGCAA taaatcGTATAAAAAAGAAGACCCACCAAATTGCACTTCTGAAAGTAGTAACGACAGCACTGATAAGAGTAAAAAGAAGGTAGTTAATGGCGACTCAagcatcaaaaatgaaaatactagtGACTTTTTTAAAGAT GAGGAATTTTATGACGATGACAGCTCTGATCCACCCGAAAATGGAGATTCTGATATGCTCAAGACCTCTCTGCCATTAGCGTTGGGGAAATCAGGAGTGATTCTACCCGAAGGATTGTTGGAGTCATGTGTGCCAGTAGGGATGACGTCAGCAATGGGGCCAATTAACTATGCAACTCTTGTAGCCTCTGAAGGTATCCTTCCTTCTGTCACAACAACTCAAGGTTCTACTGTCTTGATAGCTCCAAAAGGTGTGATTTATTAA